Below is a window of Candidatus Methanoperedens sp. DNA.
CATATGCTGCTATCCATATATCATTTTCAGGAATAGGATTTCCTTTCTTTTTTAGATCATAACGTACTTTAGCATAGCTTATTGCGGCAGCTTCATCAATTAACATGAGAATAGAATTATTGGCAAACAGGATTATGTCACGCTCATTTTTTTCAGGTTTTGCGCTATTGTTTGCACCATATAGCAGTTCACCCAATACGATAGCAGGAAGAAAGATAGAAACAGTCGAATCTATCAAGGTACAAACCTCAGGAATGGTTTCCCTATAAGCAATTACTGCATTAGTATCAACAGCCAGCTTACCATTCACCTTCAATTTTTTCAAACTCCTCTTCTATGAGCTTTTGCTGTTCTTTTGCCTCATTATGAGTCAATGTCCCAGCCACATCACGAAGTCCTTTTTTGGTAGGGTGAGGACGTACCGTTACTACCACATTCTGATGTTCCATGATTCCCTTTAAAGGTTTAACTGGTTTCAACACATTATCTTCATATACTGCTTCTATTGTTTGTGTCGTACTTTTTATCATCAAAATTCAAATCGAAGATATTGGATTATTAAGATATATATCCTCTGTAAGCATGAACTACCACTCCTCCACAAAAGCCAGATTATTAAGATATATATCCTCTGTAAGCATGAACTACCACTCCTCCACAAAAGCCAGATGATCAAAATGGTAATCCCATGGAAGAAATCAACATAACCTGGACAAGCAGTGATACAGCTATTGGTACTGCATCTCCGGATGATGCAATGACAGATGCGGATGGTAATGCAAGTTCGAAGGGGAAATAATGCATCAGAAATTACAACATTTCAACCTTATTTAAAAAATCAAGGCTTGATAATTCTTTCTAACAATTCTATCCCATCTTTTTCGCCGCAAGTTCTATCGCTTCGATCAGGCTGTCTTTTGGCATGATAGAGGTAACTGGAATTCGCAATATCTTTTCAACCGTGGTGCTTACGATAGGAGCGCATACAAGCGCCTTTGCGCCGTCCCTTTCAGCTTTTACTGCGGCGATAATGGCTTCTTCCATTGAGGTTGCGGAATATTCCCTGATCGTAAGGAGCCTTCCGGCTACTTTTAATTTTTTCTCAGTGATATAATCAAGGACTGGCCGAGCGGCGATAACGGCGATAAACTCTATTTTTTCAGTTCCTTCAATTTTTCGAAGCACTGAGACTATCTGCCTTAAGGTCTTAATGTTAGGTTCGCGCTGGCCTGATAATAATTTATATATTGTACTTGCAGGAATACCTGATTTTTCGCTGAAATCCGCTGCTGTCAAATGAAGTTCATCCTTAATTATCCTGTGGAGTTCCCTGATAAAGATTTCATCAGATTCCATTGCTGCACGTATCAGATTTTCCGAGGTCATTACAATATAGATATAGATGTGATTATTAATACGTTTGGGTGAATTGGAACTTATATTTGCCTAAAATTCGCTTAATTCCCAAAACTCACAGGCTTATCATTTATATACAATTCCTTTATAAGCGCCCTGCATGTCCTGTCCACTGATACCTTGACAGAAACATCACGGATTTCCCGTTCAATATCCCTTCCCTTTCCTTCAGGGACAAAGTAGCTCTCTATGCCCCATTGCACATTGATCTTATTCTGGTAAGAATTTGTTACCTTTCCTTTGATACATACTTCATTTCTTTGCGGTGGCTGGCTGAAATGTCCAACTCTTGTTACAAACCAGAACTTCTCACCTTTTGCCAGGATCGCAAAAACATTCTCTCCATCCATAAAAGGACTGTCATACCCGATCTGGGTAAGGTCGATAGCCGAGATCTCATACCGCAGGTTCACAAAATCGCCCCTGAACAGGTCATTTGGATCGACGGGGACAGTTTTCAGCAATATTTCATGCCCCAGGCTTAAGGTGTAATAATTATACCCGATAAATCCTAAAAGGATCACTGCGGGAACAAGCATTGCTTTTACGAATATTTTCCTATCCATTATTCTACCCCTTTCATGGCATTAAGAAGATTTCTTCTCTTTTTCTCAAGATATGTTGCAAAGAAAAACAGGAAAATCCCGCCAATGATGAGTCCAAGGCCCTTAGGAAGCATCCCCTGAAGGTGGTTAATGTAAACCTGCATCACGCCGAGGGCAAAAAAAATGATCCCCATATTAACAAAGTCCACTTCATTCTTATAATATCCTATAGAGATAGTCACTATCGAAAGTCCGATCTGGAATGCACTCAATACAGCAAATAACATTTTTTCCGAACTGGGACTGATTTCAAAATAAGTGCCATATTGTTCAACACGCATTGTAAAAAATTGCTGGGGATATGTGTTAATGACGAACAGGACTATCCAGCCTATAAAAGCCGCAAGCAGCAAATAGAATTCATATTGTATACTCCTTAGTTTTTCCTTTGCCATCAGATTTGCAAGAATAGAAATAACTGCAATTATCGCAAAGGCAACATAAAGAAATTGTGCAGTGACTGAAAATCCCGCCTGCTGCGGATAGTTGTATATGTACCGGAATTCGGACGGCCAGATGCTGAAATAAAAGTATGAAATAAGAATAAAAAATATTCCAAATCCTTTATATGTCATCCTGAATCTTGCCCATTTATCCGTGAGTTCATGTAGCTGGCCGATACTATACAGTGCAATGCCGAACAGTAAAAATAGCAGAAGCGGTGATGACATACCCCTGTATTCAGGACTGACCGAAAATACCAGCCAGTATGTAAAGGTGATGATATTTAAGCCGATAGAGGGTCTTGAATCAAAAACATAACCCATCGGGGATATGGCAATGAACCAGAGCAGGACAAGCCAGTATGCGTCAACATTAATATTAAATATCTGCCCGATAAGGAATATGCTGGCGCCTACCAGTATCGAACCCAGGAAAATCAGTGCATGACCGGCCCTGGGGTAATTTTGTTTTTCAAATCTCATTACATATCCGGCATAATATGATGAGAATGTTGCCGTAAAGAGCAATACGATTTTGATGAGATCAGGTATATATTCCCAGTTCGAAGCAAAGAACAGGATTACGCCAACCCCAATAAGTATCACGGCAAGCGTTGAAAGAGCGGTAATTACATTGCCAGGTTTGTATGTCTTTTTTTCAACATCATGTCTTTTCATTATGGCTTCAGCCCGGGCACTGTCTATAATGCCATCCCTTTGCCAGTCAACCATTTCATCTTTAAGCCTGCTGTAAAATTCTTCTTCATCCACTAAGATTCCCTTCTTTTTATTTATTTTCGTAAGATACAATCTTAATTATTAATAAATCTTTGTATGATTTTATATACAGACTTCGTTCCACAATCTTTTTTGTCTTATGAGCCATTCAGAACCCAATGGATAAAAAAAGCTTCTCCGGATACGGGGAAATAATCATTGCAGCGGTATTGTGGAGCCTGGCCGGGATATTTGCAAAATATATACATGGGATGTCAGCCCGGAGTATTATTTTTTACAGGGTTTTACTGGCTTTTGCTATATTTTTCATATTTATTCTCATTTCCGGAAACCTCAGGATAATTAAGCTAAAAGACAAAAAAATCTATTTACTGTTATTTGGCATAATGCAGGCCGGGACAATGCTGGCATTTTTCATATCCGTATTAGAAGGATCAGTCTCAATCGCAGTCTTATTATTATATACAGCTCCTGTTTATATTACCATATTATCCCCATGGCTTTTAAAAGAAAGATCCACAAAAAAGGGGTTCATCGCCCTTGTTATGTCAATAATTGGTATTCTATTGATAGTTGATCCCCAAAAGCTTGATTTTACACATTATCCTGCAGGAATACTTGCAGGGATTGCATCAGGTATCATGTATGCTTTCCAGATAATGATCTCGAAATATGCAGGTTCAACTTATTCAGGCTACACCCAGGCTTTCTGGAGTTTTCTAATAGCGGCCGTGATTCTTCTTCCTGTTGGTATCGCTCCTTTTGATATAGTTCTTGATAACCTGGTTTATTTAATTCTCCTGTCAATATTTCCTACTATCCTGGCTGTCTCACTATATTTTAACGGATTAAAAAAAGTAAAGACACATAGCGCCAGTATACTCGGATTAATTGAACCTGTAAGTGCTGTTATTTTGTCTGTCCTCCTTCTTCATGAGCAGATATCAACCCTTGAAATTATCGGAGGCGCACTTATATTGACAGGAGTTGCATTAGTTACTACAGACAGATGAACCATTATATCCACGATTACTATGTTGAAGCCGGAAGAATTGCGGCAAAAGTCCGGACTGATGCTCTCTCCAGGATAAAGGAAGGTATCCCTCTCCTTGAGATCGCGGAATATGTTGAAAAAAGGATAGAAGAACTGGGCGCAAAACCTGCATTTCCCTGCAATATTTCAATAAATGAAATTGCCTCCCATTATACTCCGCAGGATTACCAGCTATGCTTTCGAAAAGGAGACGTCGTAAAATTAGACCTGGGGGCTCACATTGAAGGCTATATTGCAGATACTGCTGCTACTATTGAAGTCGGGACAAATAACCACACCCTGTTGATCCGTACATGCGAAGAAGCGCTTGAAAAAGCTATTGCATCCACAAAGGATGGGGTTGAAACGAATCAGATAGGGAAGATAATTGAAGATACGATCAAAGAACGTGGTTTTAATCCCATAAAAGATCTGACCGGTCATAATCTTGAACAATATCAACTGCATGCGGGCGTCATAGTTCCAAATTATAAAAGCTTTTTTAGCCATACTATCAGGAAAGATATGGTTTTTGCTATCGAGCCCTTCGCAACATACGGAAGCGGGAATATAAGAACCGGCAGCCCCTTTATTTTTGCAATAAACAACGGGTGTAAAGGAAATATGCTTACAGATCTCAGGAACAGGTTCGGTTCGCTTCCTTTTGCTCCAAGATGGATCCCTGTAACTGATCTTAATGAACTGAAGGGAGCAAGAGAATATTATGAAATAATAGAGAAGAACGGTGAAATTGTCGCCCAGTCTGAACATACTGTTATAGTCAACGAAGAAGGGTGTGAAGTAATCACGAGATGAGGAAAGTAATATGAGATAGGAGCCACAAATATAAACAAGGCAAGATGAACAAAAACAAAAACAATAAAGATACCGTCATTTACGAGGCACACGGCAACCTGTACCTGAATATAACAAATAGATGTACTGCTGATTGTATTTTTTGCCTGAAGCGCTACTCCGATGGGATATACGGTTATAATCTCCGTCTCTCGAAGGAACCCCCGCTTTCCGAAATAATAAAGCAGCTTTCCGAGCATGACCTCACAAAATATGATGAAGTAGTTTTCACGGGCTTTGGTGAACCTCTTGTGCGCCTGGATGATGTGCTTGAGATCACAAAATGGCTTACTACCCGTGGAATTTCGGTGAGGCTTGATACAAGCGGACATGCAAAACTCTTATATCCTGACAGGAATGTTGCAGGAGAATTAGCTGAATCAGGTATGAAAGTCATATCGCTCAGCCTGAATGCCCAGGATGCTAATACTTATAACCAATTATGCGATCCCAGGTACATAAAGGCATACGAGAAGATGCTTGAGTTTGCAAAAGACATTTCAAGTTCCAGGATTGAATTGAGATTCACAGTGGTTGATCTGCCAGTAGTGAATATTGAAAAATGCAAGAAAATCGCAGATGAGTATTGTGCGCAGTTCAAAGTACGACATTATGGTGGTTCTGTTTGAACTGTTATAACCACAAGGTATAATTATTATATTATTCATCTATTTGTGTTGACAGGAGATAGAATTTTCTGAAGAAGTTGCTCTGGTATCTGATCGCAGGAACACGTGGAGGACAAACCCGTGCATTAATGTTGAAACTGCTCATTGATAGGCCTTATAATGCAAATCAGCTAGCTGAAGCTATGAATATGGATTATAAGACCATAAGGCATCATCTTGATGTGCTTACCAAGAACGGTGTAATAACTATGGAAGGTGACAAATATGGCGCTATGTATTTCATCTCCAAAACAATGGAGGCTAATATAAATGAATTTAATCAGATTTGGGAAAAAATTGATAAACAAAGCCACTGAAAATAACAGGAGGAAATTTTATTCAGATTACTGAAATCGCTTATTATGTTTCGGCAGGAAATATCGTATTGCTTTTGGTGCTCCTGGTTTCATATATTCAGATATATAATAAGATCAAGTCTAACTTTACTCTGGGCCTTATGATATTTACGGTCGCATTATTATTACAGAGTTTTTCACGGGCGATCATGCTGCTTCTGATAATAAACAGCCCGCCTCCGGCACATGTATATCCCATAATAATAAACCTGCTGGGCTATAACCCCATATATGTCGTGATCCCGGATATCCTTGAGTTTGTGGCTCTAAGCATATTGCTATATTTCACCCGGGAATAGGAAAATCACAGGTGACAGATGCGTTTATCCTGCTCATCTCTCTTTCTCTGGGAATATCCTGTATATGATATCATGGATATCCTGCAAAAAGCAGGCATTAATAGCGTTGAATTCTGGGCAGAAACACCTCTTTTCTGGATGGACCGGAATAACGAAACCACTGTTGCGCGGTTGATACAGGCAATTTCCACCATGCCACAGGGCTGTACTTTACACGCGCCTGTCATGGATCTAAATCCTTCTTCTTATAATGATCTTGTCTATGAGGCGACACTCAAGGAAACGTTGTGGTCTATTGAGCTTGCCAGTATTCTTAAGGCCCGGGTTGTTACTATACACCCCGGCAAAAGAACAGCACGCCGCAAACCCACAAACGAGGACTGGGAGAAATTCATGAAGTATCTTGAAATTTCCTTTAAAAAGGCGAAAAGTAGCGGTGTAAATCTTTCACTTGAAAA
It encodes the following:
- a CDS encoding radical SAM protein; translation: MNKNKNNKDTVIYEAHGNLYLNITNRCTADCIFCLKRYSDGIYGYNLRLSKEPPLSEIIKQLSEHDLTKYDEVVFTGFGEPLVRLDDVLEITKWLTTRGISVRLDTSGHAKLLYPDRNVAGELAESGMKVISLSLNAQDANTYNQLCDPRYIKAYEKMLEFAKDISSSRIELRFTVVDLPVVNIEKCKKIADEYCAQFKVRHYGGSV
- a CDS encoding helix-turn-helix domain-containing protein — protein: MTSENLIRAAMESDEIFIRELHRIIKDELHLTAADFSEKSGIPASTIYKLLSGQREPNIKTLRQIVSVLRKIEGTEKIEFIAVIAARPVLDYITEKKLKVAGRLLTIREYSATSMEEAIIAAVKAERDGAKALVCAPIVSTTVEKILRIPVTSIMPKDSLIEAIELAAKKMG
- a CDS encoding type II toxin-antitoxin system VapC family toxin, with translation MKKLKVNGKLAVDTNAVIAYRETIPEVCTLIDSTVSIFLPAIVLGELLYGANNSAKPEKNERDIILFANNSILMLIDEAAAISYAKVRYDLKKKGNPIPENDIWIAAYGMRPQ
- a CDS encoding EamA family transporter; this translates as MDKKSFSGYGEIIIAAVLWSLAGIFAKYIHGMSARSIIFYRVLLAFAIFFIFILISGNLRIIKLKDKKIYLLLFGIMQAGTMLAFFISVLEGSVSIAVLLLYTAPVYITILSPWLLKERSTKKGFIALVMSIIGILLIVDPQKLDFTHYPAGILAGIASGIMYAFQIMISKYAGSTYSGYTQAFWSFLIAAVILLPVGIAPFDIVLDNLVYLILLSIFPTILAVSLYFNGLKKVKTHSASILGLIEPVSAVILSVLLLHEQISTLEIIGGALILTGVALVTTDR
- a CDS encoding sugar phosphate isomerase/epimerase, which translates into the protein MRLSCSSLFLWEYPVYDIMDILQKAGINSVEFWAETPLFWMDRNNETTVARLIQAISTMPQGCTLHAPVMDLNPSSYNDLVYEATLKETLWSIELASILKARVVTIHPGKRTARRKPTNEDWEKFMKYLEISFKKAKSSGVNLSLENSMPGVQSMCSGPEEMKEVLDQFPGLFFTFDVVHAYLNSPRTPISFINELGGKIINVHIGAPHNGKPHFPSHHQKKMDIILQRLRDSGYKGDLTIEIDDKVYPGQLTREGKINELIGEREYLESIFDGMD
- a CDS encoding type II methionyl aminopeptidase, with the protein product MNHYIHDYYVEAGRIAAKVRTDALSRIKEGIPLLEIAEYVEKRIEELGAKPAFPCNISINEIASHYTPQDYQLCFRKGDVVKLDLGAHIEGYIADTAATIEVGTNNHTLLIRTCEEALEKAIASTKDGVETNQIGKIIEDTIKERGFNPIKDLTGHNLEQYQLHAGVIVPNYKSFFSHTIRKDMVFAIEPFATYGSGNIRTGSPFIFAINNGCKGNMLTDLRNRFGSLPFAPRWIPVTDLNELKGAREYYEIIEKNGEIVAQSEHTVIVNEEGCEVITR
- a CDS encoding DUF2157 domain-containing protein, with product MDEEEFYSRLKDEMVDWQRDGIIDSARAEAIMKRHDVEKKTYKPGNVITALSTLAVILIGVGVILFFASNWEYIPDLIKIVLLFTATFSSYYAGYVMRFEKQNYPRAGHALIFLGSILVGASIFLIGQIFNINVDAYWLVLLWFIAISPMGYVFDSRPSIGLNIITFTYWLVFSVSPEYRGMSSPLLLFLLFGIALYSIGQLHELTDKWARFRMTYKGFGIFFILISYFYFSIWPSEFRYIYNYPQQAGFSVTAQFLYVAFAIIAVISILANLMAKEKLRSIQYEFYLLLAAFIGWIVLFVINTYPQQFFTMRVEQYGTYFEISPSSEKMLFAVLSAFQIGLSIVTISIGYYKNEVDFVNMGIIFFALGVMQVYINHLQGMLPKGLGLIIGGIFLFFFATYLEKKRRNLLNAMKGVE
- a CDS encoding winged helix-turn-helix transcriptional regulator, coding for MKKLLWYLIAGTRGGQTRALMLKLLIDRPYNANQLAEAMNMDYKTIRHHLDVLTKNGVITMEGDKYGAMYFISKTMEANINEFNQIWEKIDKQSH
- a CDS encoding GDYXXLXY domain-containing protein, giving the protein MDRKIFVKAMLVPAVILLGFIGYNYYTLSLGHEILLKTVPVDPNDLFRGDFVNLRYEISAIDLTQIGYDSPFMDGENVFAILAKGEKFWFVTRVGHFSQPPQRNEVCIKGKVTNSYQNKINVQWGIESYFVPEGKGRDIEREIRDVSVKVSVDRTCRALIKELYINDKPVSFGN
- a CDS encoding DUF104 domain-containing protein, translating into MIKSTTQTIEAVYEDNVLKPVKPLKGIMEHQNVVVTVRPHPTKKGLRDVAGTLTHNEAKEQQKLIEEEFEKIEGEW